In Salinibacter sp. 10B, the following proteins share a genomic window:
- a CDS encoding ATP-binding protein: MIDAVEWAVKWHTILALSDLLTVGDIPNQIKVLLAQSLRTPSLGTWNRFFREAVGAFDEIDAAPSLPWDRFERLTDLENEHHLVSFRNQYGHGATPPPEECLNDVGEYLPVLKELVHTPLFTKIGLAARGKYGDAQLFVGGDRQSIKADVPEGHAAALLPDESERDMIDLWPLGVTAEAEADSGGAVSAGELRFFFFDALKNRAVYQLNYEGPVHRRDEDLYDPFLNRLPLRAWREEVSTELESFTHEMAVLTEAFKGRHEVRAHLRGFAAGGEGTLMVFGAPGIGKSALLAQVVREIEAGIDADGQILTGENGTPIDPPPVIEFFIRWSEGKNDPVRFLRYLCRHLDERYGLDGHGIGSEPVELQEQLSARLEAIEGKTGEDNPKRTLLLVDGLDEAPELGRYIPESRSWLPVIISSRETPEAKEFYEGRRRETRSKMTVGPLGKREVRAILYEGANKYDPAFDEDYVEAVAERSEGNPLYLTLLVEELVQGKIEVGDIDALPEKIGKLYEEAVRRVTKDGENQTVLGLLHLLAETKTPLTEEAIADYLEVNPMQASSAVREAMELLHEASPEALYPAEDTPEDAFSRKAVQLFHESLREWLREKHEGTCEKMQERLAEKTAKWGERKNETARRYALRYGAVHQRDAGRHADLYDLLAGDRFQEKQVQTFKQYEATFASYEVGLEAYVGRNGKTPDDDARLCRLALDAGRVAREAKERVTQAFRWAEKGRMEVALQRIEVLGEEKYFLAALQLIWIEVNRQADWPEEERSSEKVQQVLDAVDEQVAPGTNAVDWDKFFNKELIIWWADQVAAVFPSVDLTSLLLRTSDSKGLTEALLSRIKSRGSTPYLTVQAKEVRRVAQTIESNTKFVAALSSLGSFLIETGQREQATATFDRALDVACSIDHRRTRVEVLSDLASVLAEEGQHAQATDTFDQALDTALSIDDDSVFNERAQALSNLTSALAETGSFDRALYTARSIGDGYHRAEVLTDLASALTEAGHIEQARATFSRALDVSSSIDSNRRRAEALSDLTAALAEAGTVEQTLPLFKQILDETRAIDSEYNRYEALSGVASALAEASAIEQTLPLFEQALDEVRAIDYEPYRAKALSGVASALIEAGAIEQTLPLFERVLDAFQEINDDWRCADALFDLASVLTETRDIKCAKTISTRVRTAAELIDDDRRHAEVLLSFASVFTNHGETEEALATLEQVLYTTQDIDSNLRRAEVFSSVHSLLTDLGETESARSIFEQAFGAALEIDNENGRTKVSFDDHVRIFSDNRGRAFTSIDSVIANDGDFEQALETVQAIDDEGDRAWALSGLAALVADFGESKRARAIFERAFDTARAVDHDPSRTELLLGLSSTISRSGGVDFAIDVAVSIADLSKRVAAIREIAEQQAEAGQADSFAQHMPQIELPHDGWTDFLTTWRETLLEHTDEPRPLLRQSLTQHPFDVKAAAEGVYSLVQAHVQAGAIDYAEAIAKECPELELNVLISEESEREPDDLAPERQEQYDQLANLRDQGLLREEEFEEKVQALFEQDKE; encoded by the coding sequence TTGATCGACGCAGTCGAGTGGGCCGTCAAATGGCACACTATCCTCGCCCTCAGCGACCTACTTACGGTTGGAGACATTCCTAATCAGATTAAGGTTCTACTTGCTCAGAGCCTGCGGACCCCGTCACTTGGTACATGGAACAGATTCTTCAGGGAGGCGGTCGGGGCCTTCGATGAAATAGACGCTGCTCCTTCGCTCCCGTGGGACCGGTTTGAGCGGTTGACCGATCTGGAAAACGAGCATCACCTCGTTAGCTTCCGCAACCAGTACGGGCACGGGGCCACGCCACCACCGGAGGAGTGTCTCAATGATGTGGGAGAGTACCTCCCGGTTTTGAAGGAGCTGGTTCACACGCCGCTGTTCACGAAGATTGGACTCGCAGCTCGAGGGAAGTATGGAGACGCTCAGCTTTTTGTTGGTGGCGACCGCCAGTCTATCAAAGCAGACGTGCCAGAAGGTCATGCCGCTGCTCTTCTACCAGATGAATCCGAGCGGGACATGATTGACCTCTGGCCCCTTGGCGTCACCGCCGAAGCGGAGGCTGATTCGGGCGGGGCCGTCTCTGCTGGAGAACTCCGCTTCTTCTTCTTCGACGCCCTTAAGAACCGAGCGGTTTACCAGCTCAACTACGAGGGGCCAGTTCACCGCCGGGACGAGGACCTCTACGATCCGTTTCTCAATCGGCTTCCTCTTCGGGCCTGGCGAGAGGAGGTATCCACCGAGCTGGAAAGCTTTACCCACGAGATGGCAGTCCTGACTGAGGCGTTTAAGGGACGGCACGAGGTACGGGCGCATCTACGAGGCTTTGCCGCGGGTGGGGAGGGTACCTTGATGGTCTTCGGGGCGCCTGGCATCGGGAAAAGCGCCCTCCTCGCCCAGGTGGTCCGTGAGATCGAAGCGGGCATCGATGCCGACGGGCAGATCCTGACAGGTGAGAACGGCACCCCGATCGATCCGCCGCCTGTGATCGAGTTTTTCATTCGTTGGTCGGAAGGAAAGAACGACCCGGTTCGGTTTCTTCGGTACCTGTGTCGCCACCTCGATGAGCGCTACGGGTTAGACGGACACGGTATTGGTAGTGAGCCGGTCGAGCTACAGGAGCAGCTCTCCGCTCGCCTGGAAGCCATAGAGGGAAAGACTGGTGAGGACAACCCGAAGCGAACCCTTCTCCTGGTGGACGGTCTCGACGAGGCGCCGGAGTTGGGCCGGTACATCCCTGAATCGAGGTCCTGGCTCCCAGTTATCATATCGAGCAGGGAAACGCCCGAAGCAAAAGAGTTCTATGAGGGGCGCAGGCGGGAGACACGCTCGAAGATGACGGTGGGGCCGCTTGGCAAGCGCGAGGTGCGGGCGATTCTCTACGAAGGTGCAAACAAGTACGACCCGGCCTTTGACGAGGACTATGTGGAGGCGGTGGCTGAAAGGTCGGAGGGCAACCCACTCTACCTGACCCTTCTAGTGGAGGAACTCGTTCAGGGCAAGATCGAAGTGGGGGACATCGATGCCCTGCCTGAGAAGATCGGAAAGCTTTACGAAGAGGCGGTACGGCGGGTCACGAAGGACGGTGAGAATCAAACCGTTCTTGGCCTACTTCACCTCCTGGCAGAGACGAAGACGCCGCTGACAGAGGAGGCGATTGCAGACTACCTGGAGGTCAATCCGATGCAGGCGAGTTCGGCGGTGCGAGAGGCGATGGAACTGCTCCACGAGGCGAGTCCGGAGGCGCTCTACCCGGCGGAAGATACCCCTGAAGACGCCTTTTCTCGGAAGGCCGTGCAGCTCTTTCATGAGAGTCTTCGGGAGTGGCTTCGGGAAAAGCACGAGGGCACCTGTGAGAAGATGCAGGAGAGGCTAGCAGAGAAGACGGCCAAGTGGGGAGAACGAAAAAATGAAACGGCTCGACGGTATGCTCTGCGCTACGGTGCGGTCCACCAGCGTGATGCCGGCCGCCACGCCGACCTGTACGATCTACTTGCTGGTGATAGATTCCAGGAAAAACAGGTTCAGACCTTCAAACAGTATGAGGCAACGTTTGCCTCCTACGAGGTGGGGCTGGAGGCCTACGTAGGACGGAATGGGAAAACGCCCGACGATGACGCCCGGCTCTGCCGCCTGGCATTGGATGCAGGACGTGTAGCCCGGGAGGCGAAGGAACGCGTCACGCAGGCCTTCCGGTGGGCAGAAAAAGGACGAATGGAGGTTGCGCTCCAAAGGATAGAAGTTTTGGGCGAGGAGAAGTACTTTCTGGCGGCCCTACAGCTGATCTGGATTGAGGTGAACCGACAGGCCGATTGGCCCGAAGAGGAGCGCTCTTCAGAGAAGGTGCAGCAGGTGCTCGACGCAGTGGATGAGCAGGTTGCGCCGGGCACTAATGCGGTCGACTGGGACAAGTTTTTTAACAAAGAGCTTATTATTTGGTGGGCGGATCAAGTAGCCGCGGTATTTCCCTCGGTCGATTTGACGAGCCTGCTGCTCCGAACCTCAGATTCGAAAGGACTCACTGAAGCACTGCTGAGCCGTATCAAAAGCAGGGGTAGTACCCCTTACCTGACAGTGCAGGCAAAAGAAGTCCGCCGGGTTGCCCAGACAATCGAGTCGAACACTAAATTTGTTGCCGCTCTCTCCAGTCTTGGCTCTTTCCTTATCGAGACCGGCCAGCGCGAACAGGCAACCGCTACCTTTGACCGAGCCCTCGACGTTGCCTGCTCCATAGACCATAGGCGCACACGCGTGGAGGTCCTTTCCGACTTAGCCTCAGTCTTGGCCGAGGAAGGCCAACATGCGCAGGCAACCGATACCTTCGACCAAGCTCTCGACACCGCCCTATCGATTGACGACGACTCAGTTTTTAACGAACGCGCCCAAGCACTCTCAAATTTGACTTCAGCCCTCGCCGAGACCGGCTCCTTTGACCGAGCTCTTTATACTGCTCGATCAATCGGCGACGGCTACCACCGCGCCGAGGTCCTCACCGACCTGGCATCCGCTCTCACTGAGGCAGGTCATATCGAGCAGGCGCGCGCTACCTTCAGTCGAGCCCTCGACGTTTCGAGCTCGATCGACTCAAACAGACGCCGCGCCGAGGCTCTCTCCGACCTCACCGCTGCCCTTGCCGAGGCTGGTACTGTCGAGCAGACCCTACCGCTCTTCAAGCAGATCCTTGACGAGACCCGCGCAATCGATAGCGAATACAACCGCTACGAGGCCCTTTCCGGCGTGGCCTCTGCCCTTGCCGAGGCAAGCGCTATCGAACAAACCCTGCCGCTTTTCGAGCAGGCCCTTGACGAGGTCCGAGCAATCGACTACGAGCCCTATCGCGCTAAGGCCCTTTCCGGCGTGGCCTCTGCCCTTATCGAGGCCGGTGCTATCGAACAAACCCTGCCGCTTTTCGAAAGAGTCCTCGATGCCTTCCAGGAGATCAATGATGACTGGAGATGCGCCGATGCTCTATTCGACCTTGCTTCCGTCCTTACTGAAACCAGAGATATCAAATGTGCAAAGACGATCTCCACACGGGTCCGCACTGCCGCAGAATTGATTGATGACGACCGGAGACACGCTGAGGTTCTGCTCAGCTTCGCCTCCGTCTTCACCAACCACGGTGAAACCGAAGAGGCATTGGCTACTTTGGAACAGGTCCTCTACACCACACAGGATATTGACTCAAACTTAAGGCGCGCCGAGGTTTTCTCTTCGGTCCATTCCCTTCTCACCGATCTCGGAGAAACCGAATCCGCAAGGTCGATCTTCGAGCAGGCCTTCGGCGCAGCATTGGAGATCGACAACGAGAACGGCCGTACTAAAGTCTCCTTCGACGACCACGTCAGGATCTTCTCCGATAATCGTGGGAGGGCTTTTACCTCGATCGACTCCGTTATCGCCAACGACGGAGACTTTGAACAGGCCCTTGAGACTGTCCAGGCGATCGACGATGAAGGTGATCGCGCCTGGGCCCTCTCCGGCCTTGCCGCACTTGTTGCTGACTTTGGTGAATCTAAACGAGCACGAGCCATCTTTGAGCGGGCATTTGACACTGCCCGAGCGGTTGATCATGATCCGAGTCGCACCGAGCTACTCCTCGGCCTTAGCTCCACGATCAGTCGTTCTGGAGGTGTCGATTTTGCAATCGATGTTGCCGTCTCCATTGCCGACCTTTCTAAGAGGGTCGCTGCCATCAGAGAAATTGCTGAACAGCAGGCCGAGGCAGGGCAGGCAGATTCATTTGCTCAACATATGCCTCAGATTGAGTTGCCCCACGACGGCTGGACGGACTTCCTCACCACCTGGCGCGAGACCTTATTAGAACACACCGACGAGCCGCGCCCCCTCCTTCGCCAGAGCCTCACACAGCACCCTTTTGACGTGAAGGCTGCCGCCGAGGGTGTCTACTCGCTGGTGCAGGCCCATGTGCAGGCTGGCGCGATCGATTACGCAGAGGCCATTGCCAAAGAGTGTCCCGAACTGGAACTTAATGTGCTGATCTCGGAGGAGTCCGAACGCGAACCGGACGATTTGGCCCCGGAACGGCAGGAGCAGTACGACCAGCTAGCTAATCTTCGTGACCAGGGCCTCCTCCGAGAGGAGGAGTTTGAGGAAAAAGTTCAGGCTCTGTTCGAGCAAGACAAAGAGTAG
- a CDS encoding tyrosine-type recombinase/integrase, with protein MVQKSGAALDPDEYSAHSLRAGFITQAIRAGKAERRVKEHSGHASWETFNQYVEEAGTFQDSPAEGIGL; from the coding sequence ATGGTACAAAAGTCGGGGGCAGCTCTGGACCCAGACGAGTACTCGGCCCACTCTCTCCGGGCGGGCTTTATCACGCAGGCAATCCGGGCCGGGAAGGCCGAGCGGCGCGTGAAAGAGCACTCCGGCCACGCCTCGTGGGAGACCTTCAACCAGTACGTCGAGGAGGCAGGGACTTTCCAGGACAGTCCCGCTGAGGGAATTGGACTCTGA
- a CDS encoding PIN-like domain-containing protein yields MMQNQFPWLIQPNEEDFNTLWQEGTFVFDTNVLLDLYRRSRSFKEDFFKVLEALDGRVWLPHKVAEEFLRNRSGPIASQLGDLDLAEEAVEAWSENLQKLSNLQDKLEDIGDRKGPIEREVDDLLGESERLQEAVEEYKNQVLRSINSLREELLPSSPRARKDEDDTLAKLEEIFEDRVGEPYGEDDRNEIYEEGNRRYSKNIPPGFGDDSEDRESRKYADLVIWKQIIDYASGHDVDVVFVTRDTTKDDWWEEKSGRTIGPHTELRKEFYQKTGSLFWMYQGPRFLNIAKEELGVDVKPTSIEEAQHKDISQSENEMLQRAASNFQLHSTIEEIRRALERAHESESMPSRDLVERLQDVIESQEKSSSRLHKKISRAMKRGQSSQLEQLVRALAHAPVDPSLKRLKDQLEIYTKSGEEQEKE; encoded by the coding sequence ATGATGCAGAACCAGTTTCCTTGGCTCATACAGCCCAACGAAGAGGACTTTAACACGCTCTGGCAGGAAGGGACCTTTGTCTTTGACACCAATGTTCTTTTGGACCTGTATCGCAGGTCTCGGTCATTCAAAGAAGACTTTTTTAAGGTATTAGAGGCACTCGATGGACGAGTCTGGTTGCCCCATAAGGTTGCTGAGGAGTTCCTGCGAAATAGATCTGGACCTATTGCTTCACAACTGGGTGACCTAGATCTGGCTGAAGAGGCGGTCGAGGCCTGGTCTGAGAACCTTCAAAAACTGAGTAACCTACAAGACAAGCTCGAGGATATCGGGGATCGCAAGGGACCAATAGAACGAGAGGTCGACGATCTGCTCGGTGAAAGCGAACGTCTTCAGGAGGCCGTGGAGGAGTATAAGAATCAGGTTCTTAGATCAATTAATTCTCTCCGCGAAGAATTGCTTCCTTCAAGCCCGCGAGCGAGGAAGGATGAAGACGATACGCTGGCCAAGCTAGAAGAGATTTTTGAAGATCGGGTCGGTGAGCCATACGGTGAGGATGACCGGAATGAGATTTATGAGGAAGGAAACAGACGTTATTCCAAAAATATTCCACCCGGCTTTGGAGACGACAGCGAAGACAGAGAGTCCCGAAAATATGCTGATCTAGTAATCTGGAAGCAGATAATCGATTATGCTTCCGGTCATGATGTGGATGTTGTCTTCGTAACCAGAGATACGACAAAAGACGACTGGTGGGAAGAAAAAAGCGGTCGCACTATAGGACCTCATACCGAGCTTCGAAAGGAATTCTATCAGAAGACTGGATCCCTCTTTTGGATGTACCAAGGCCCGAGGTTCTTGAATATAGCGAAGGAAGAACTGGGTGTGGATGTGAAACCCACCTCAATTGAGGAGGCTCAGCATAAGGATATCTCCCAATCGGAGAATGAAATGCTGCAAAGAGCCGCCTCTAATTTCCAGTTGCATAGTACAATAGAGGAGATTCGAAGAGCTTTGGAGCGTGCTCACGAATCAGAATCTATGCCTTCTAGGGATCTCGTTGAAAGACTCCAGGATGTTATCGAAAGTCAGGAGAAAAGCTCCTCTCGTTTACACAAGAAGATTTCTCGAGCCATGAAAAGGGGACAGTCATCCCAGTTAGAACAATTGGTTCGTGCATTAGCTCACGCGCCCGTCGACCCCTCCCTCAAACGGCTAAAGGATCAACTCGAGATATATACAAAGAGCGGAGAAGAGCAGGAGAAAGAGTAA
- a CDS encoding tetratricopeptide repeat protein gives MSNSDANRGESSRIIRYVKKIVYWGVASIPILSGVLSISESLKDDTTLSVAVLAGGAFLLVCAFLLYVILSKRPIGRGIEGVEGSSPRYKSTYRIMATVFLVSINIAALYNGFSHLRGKYYADSNEFRILVANLDGPDEKYGVTESILTQLRSRSTKLNSIKVLALGRTITVQEGREKARKIGKAEDADVVLWGWYRTGTAPDSARATLQFEIVGEPENLKIPQRSESVYATSTPRKFEWKIADKVEHIVLATLGYARFRQGAYVDAIGFYDDALEQWERPEDIPGSLYLPQYFMKGLALQNEGDLDGAIKSYQRAIEADSSYGWTWINLGAALNEKGKSKKAFGYYERAIEIDSSLAEAWFNKGVVLLERNELDEAIYNFNQAIEANSSLAQAWSNRGVALRRQGKIDNAIENYERATTLDPSLAKAWQNRGIALEERNPAKAIESYDQAIEIDSSYATAWIGRGDMLLRQNNFEKATESFEYAIDVVRIDSVLSKAWNNHGFALEKQDSIQLAIESYNHAIEADSSNVKAWSNRGDALKRGNNLEKAIRSYNQAIKYDSLNVRAWYGRGEAYKNRGNLRKAFESFDRAIRADSSYTESWLQRGNILVEQGELATALASYNRAIEIDSSSAIAWNGRGLTLAQQDSLERANRSFKQAIEADSTLAEAWINRGNVLKEKGKLEAAIASYNQAIEIDSSFEKAWTNRGLALKKTGHLEEAIENYNQAVDLDSTKVKTWGNLGDALQQRGRLEEAIRSYSRAIELDPSDKRAWIERGIVLGKLGNLKEALENFNHALKIDSSNSELWYNRGVALDELGKISDAIKSYEQAIEVDPTHTQALANRGVALAKQDSVNEAIESLNRALESDSSEAQIWFHRGILLMERGNLPKAIESYDQALRADSSAGATWFYRGIALYRTGRENKATRSVDRACELDRSYCGSYPWKEEE, from the coding sequence ATGAGTAATAGTGATGCTAATAGGGGTGAGTCTTCACGAATTATACGATACGTCAAGAAAATAGTATATTGGGGTGTTGCCTCAATACCAATTTTATCTGGTGTGCTTAGCATTTCGGAATCTCTAAAAGATGACACTACCCTATCCGTTGCGGTACTTGCAGGAGGAGCATTTCTATTGGTATGTGCGTTCCTATTATACGTTATTCTTTCAAAAAGGCCTATCGGAAGAGGGATTGAAGGTGTTGAGGGGTCATCCCCAAGGTACAAATCAACTTATAGGATAATGGCTACAGTTTTTCTAGTATCTATAAATATAGCCGCTTTGTATAATGGTTTTAGCCACTTAAGAGGTAAATATTATGCAGATTCGAACGAATTTCGGATTCTTGTAGCTAATCTCGACGGTCCTGACGAAAAGTATGGAGTCACGGAATCGATCCTGACACAGCTCAGAAGTAGGTCGACCAAACTAAACAGTATTAAGGTTTTGGCATTGGGACGCACAATAACTGTGCAGGAAGGAAGAGAGAAAGCACGGAAGATAGGGAAAGCTGAAGATGCAGATGTTGTTCTCTGGGGTTGGTATAGAACTGGCACCGCTCCTGATAGTGCGAGGGCCACTCTTCAGTTTGAGATTGTGGGGGAACCTGAGAATCTCAAAATTCCCCAAAGGAGCGAAAGTGTCTATGCGACCTCGACTCCGAGAAAGTTCGAGTGGAAAATAGCGGACAAGGTCGAACACATAGTACTGGCCACTTTGGGCTATGCACGCTTTAGACAGGGGGCATATGTTGATGCTATCGGCTTCTATGACGATGCTCTAGAACAATGGGAGCGACCGGAAGACATCCCTGGCTCCCTGTACTTGCCCCAGTATTTTATGAAGGGCCTTGCCTTACAAAATGAAGGTGACTTAGACGGTGCTATTAAAAGCTATCAACGAGCCATAGAAGCTGACTCTTCCTACGGTTGGACGTGGATTAATTTAGGAGCAGCGTTGAATGAGAAAGGGAAGTCTAAGAAAGCGTTCGGCTACTACGAAAGGGCAATCGAGATCGATTCCTCTTTGGCGGAGGCCTGGTTTAACAAGGGGGTCGTGCTTTTAGAGCGTAATGAACTTGACGAAGCAATATACAACTTTAACCAAGCCATCGAGGCAAATTCTTCCTTGGCTCAGGCTTGGTCTAACCGAGGTGTAGCGTTGAGGAGGCAAGGAAAAATTGATAATGCCATCGAAAACTATGAACGGGCTACTACGCTCGACCCGTCATTAGCTAAGGCATGGCAAAACCGGGGTATTGCACTTGAAGAGAGGAATCCCGCGAAAGCAATTGAGAGCTACGATCAAGCTATCGAGATCGATTCTAGCTATGCGACCGCGTGGATAGGTCGAGGTGACATGCTCTTGAGACAAAACAACTTCGAAAAGGCAACCGAAAGCTTCGAATACGCCATTGATGTCGTTCGGATTGACTCCGTCCTTTCGAAGGCATGGAATAACCACGGTTTCGCACTGGAGAAGCAGGACAGCATCCAGCTAGCCATCGAGAGTTACAACCACGCAATTGAGGCGGATTCCTCCAATGTAAAGGCATGGAGCAACCGTGGTGACGCGTTGAAAAGGGGCAACAACCTTGAAAAAGCGATCCGAAGCTACAATCAAGCTATCAAGTATGACTCCTTAAATGTACGGGCATGGTATGGTCGCGGGGAGGCGTATAAGAATCGCGGAAACCTTAGGAAAGCATTCGAAAGCTTCGACAGGGCTATTCGAGCAGACTCTTCCTACACGGAGTCATGGCTACAGAGGGGAAATATCCTAGTAGAACAAGGTGAGCTCGCTACTGCCTTGGCGAGTTATAACCGGGCTATTGAAATTGACTCTTCCTCAGCAATAGCATGGAACGGACGAGGTTTAACACTTGCTCAACAGGATAGCCTTGAACGAGCAAACAGGAGTTTCAAACAAGCAATTGAGGCCGACTCCACGCTAGCAGAGGCGTGGATAAATCGTGGCAACGTATTGAAAGAGAAGGGTAAATTAGAAGCAGCTATTGCGAGCTACAATCAGGCAATCGAAATCGATTCTTCTTTTGAAAAGGCTTGGACCAATCGAGGCCTCGCTCTGAAAAAAACTGGTCACTTAGAGGAAGCAATCGAGAACTATAATCAAGCTGTTGATCTAGACTCTACCAAGGTGAAAACCTGGGGCAATCTTGGTGATGCATTGCAACAACGAGGGAGATTAGAGGAGGCGATCAGAAGCTACAGCCGGGCTATCGAACTCGACCCTTCCGATAAAAGGGCCTGGATTGAGCGGGGAATCGTCCTAGGAAAGCTGGGGAATTTGAAAGAGGCACTGGAAAACTTTAATCACGCCCTTAAAATTGATTCTTCTAATTCAGAGTTATGGTACAATCGAGGAGTTGCATTGGATGAATTGGGTAAGATATCCGATGCTATAAAGAGCTATGAACAGGCCATAGAGGTGGATCCAACCCACACACAGGCGCTGGCCAACCGAGGTGTCGCTTTGGCGAAACAAGACAGTGTAAACGAGGCAATTGAGAGCTTGAATCGAGCTCTTGAATCCGATTCCTCCGAAGCTCAAATCTGGTTTCATCGTGGCATACTGTTGATGGAGCGTGGTAACCTCCCAAAGGCTATCGAGAGTTATGATCAGGCATTACGAGCTGATTCCTCTGCAGGGGCGACTTGGTTCTACCGTGGAATTGCTCTTTACAGGACAGGAAGAGAAAACAAGGCCACCCGGAGTGTAGATCGGGCTTGTGAACTGGATCGGTCGTATTGTGGCTCTTACCCTTGGAAGGAGGAGGAATAA
- a CDS encoding site-specific integrase, with protein sequence MTDQASPPADDSPQETDDHEGGQESAGNEPGGNRPGELAPPPLSEIGQNPSSSGTSSDGDSESTEVDAEAGDPGGESRALEDPERLRELQVSLGRLEDFAAQAQAENTIRAYAADLEDFRHWCKKYEREWLPATPKTIGLYLGARADDLSLATLERRLAAIASLHKEEGYESPASVAEGPLRKIWKGIVREKTRQQDGAPPLMVEDLRSIIEHLPRYSSSDGGSTGRLTLTALRDRALLLVGWTGALRRSELVGLTTDDVEFVEGEGVNVYVRRSKSDQEGSGLVKGLPYGSNKETCPVTALRQWLQAAEREVDGQFEGDIFRRFYRCESIGESAMTAQYVSTVLKRHAESAGLDPEAYSAHSLRAGFITQAIRAGKAERRVKEHSGHASWETFNQYVEEAGTFQDNPAEGIGL encoded by the coding sequence ATGACCGACCAGGCAAGTCCCCCAGCCGACGACTCACCTCAGGAGACTGATGACCACGAAGGCGGCCAAGAGAGTGCTGGTAACGAACCCGGTGGGAATCGACCGGGCGAATTGGCACCGCCTCCCCTCTCTGAGATTGGACAGAACCCTTCCAGTTCGGGTACAAGCTCGGATGGCGACTCTGAGTCAACCGAGGTAGACGCTGAAGCGGGCGATCCCGGCGGTGAAAGCAGGGCATTGGAGGATCCGGAGCGCCTACGCGAGCTGCAGGTGAGTCTCGGCCGACTGGAAGACTTTGCCGCCCAGGCACAGGCGGAGAATACGATTCGGGCCTACGCGGCCGATCTGGAGGACTTTCGGCACTGGTGCAAAAAATACGAGCGGGAGTGGCTTCCGGCCACCCCGAAGACAATTGGACTCTATCTCGGGGCCCGGGCTGACGACCTCAGCCTCGCGACGCTGGAACGCCGTCTCGCGGCCATCGCCTCCCTCCACAAAGAAGAAGGCTACGAGTCGCCGGCGTCAGTGGCCGAAGGTCCGCTCCGAAAGATCTGGAAGGGGATCGTCCGGGAGAAAACCCGCCAGCAGGATGGCGCCCCGCCCCTTATGGTCGAAGACCTGAGGTCCATTATTGAGCACCTTCCCCGTTACTCCAGCTCTGACGGCGGATCCACTGGGCGCCTTACACTTACCGCCCTTCGCGACCGCGCGCTCCTCCTGGTCGGCTGGACCGGGGCGCTTCGGCGGAGTGAGCTCGTGGGCCTCACCACGGACGATGTCGAGTTTGTCGAGGGCGAGGGCGTGAACGTCTACGTCCGCCGGTCGAAGAGCGACCAGGAGGGCTCCGGGTTGGTCAAGGGGCTCCCCTATGGCTCCAACAAAGAAACCTGCCCGGTAACCGCTCTCCGGCAGTGGCTTCAAGCTGCCGAGCGTGAGGTGGATGGACAGTTTGAGGGTGATATTTTCCGGCGCTTCTACCGGTGCGAGTCGATCGGCGAGAGCGCGATGACCGCTCAGTACGTCTCTACGGTCTTAAAACGACACGCCGAGAGCGCGGGCCTCGACCCGGAGGCCTACTCGGCCCACTCCCTCCGGGCGGGTTTCATCACGCAGGCGATCCGCGCTGGCAAGGCCGAGCGGCGCGTCAAGGAGCACTCCGGCCACGCATCGTGGGAGACGTTCAACCAGTACGTTGAGGAAGCGGGGACCTTTCAGGACAATCCGGCCGAGGGGATTGGGCTTTAG